The following are encoded together in the Brassica napus cultivar Da-Ae chromosome A9, Da-Ae, whole genome shotgun sequence genome:
- the LOC106368643 gene encoding wall-associated receptor kinase-like 14, which translates to MMMAISHNLNLFLILTVIIGGSVSSYSSPCNGTCRGIIMPYPFGFSHGCPIKFTCSATEGAQIGGFSVRNVNATEGNIFVGVPHDCNRSIEAMTPLFGEVYAPTSENSFLMEECTNATDGCSIKQKFLETKLNLQSCDPLGKDNVSCFSTETNSSSNGTARFFSMRDLRRSSCKKLFSSVAFESVSGNEGIALEFERVRLGWWVKGECETRDSTCGANAMCTPVQTPDGSAGHRCSCMEGYRGDGYIKSPCRKAIPNCHGSRLVRGHCRSNLAIVVGGTVGGAFLLAGLALLCVCKRRRSASLRSHLSAKRLLTEATGNTSVAFFPYKDVEKATNCFSEKQRLGTGAYGTVYKGKLQNDEWVAIKRLKHRDSESVEQVMNEIKLLSSVSHPNLVRLLGCCIDQGDPVLVYEFMPHGTLSEHLQREIGDGLPWTVRLTVATQTAKAIAYLHSAMNPPIYHRDIKSSNILLDYDFNSKVADFGLSRLGMTETSHISTAPQGTPGYLDPQYHQCFHLSDKSDVYSFGVVLAEIITGLKVVDFTRPHTEINLAALAVDKIGSGCLDEIIDPVLDLNLDAWTLSSIHRVAELAFRCLAFHSDMRPTMTEVADELEQIRLSGWIPNMSLDSPTGSLRSSDQGSERSASVKKALAGSRRLVVPPKQPDILASVEEMNDNSPVSVQDPWLSAQSSPSANTLLGNMPR; encoded by the exons ATGATGATGGCGATTTCTCATAActtgaatttatttttgatcTTAACGGTCATCATCGGAGGATCCGTCTCTTCTTACTCATCTCCTTGTAACGGAACATGCCGTGGAATTATTATGCCTTACCCTTTCGGATTCTCACACGGTTGCCCGATCAAATTCACCTGCTCCGCGACGGAGGGAGCGCAGATCGGAGGCTTCTCCGTGCGAAACGTGAACGCGACGGAAGGGAACATATTCGTCGGCGTCCCGCACGACTGCAACCGTAGTATCGAAGCCATGACGCCGCTCTTCGGGGAGGTTTACGCGCCGACGTCGGAGAACAGCTTCCTGATGGAGGAATGCACGAACGCGACGGACGGGTGTTCGATCAAGCAGAAGTTCTTGGAGACTAAGCTGAATCTGCAGAGCTGTGATCCCTTAGGGAAGGATAACGTGAGTTGTTTCTCTACTGAGACGAACTCGAGTTCCAATGGTACAGCTAGGTTTTTTAGTATGAGGGATTTGAGGAGGAGCTCGTGCAAGAAGCTGTTCTCGTCGGTTGCGTTCGAGTCTGTAAGTGGGAATGAAGGAATAGCGCTGGAGTTTGAACGGGTTAGGTTGGGTTGGTGGGTGAAGGGGGAGTGTGAGACGAGAGACTCTACTTGCGGGGCTAATGCCATGTGTACGCCAGTTCAAACTCCTGATGGAAGTGCAGGACACCGGTGCTCATGTATGGAGGGATACCGCGGCGACGGGTACATCAAGTCTCCTTGCCGGAAAG CAATACCAAACTGCCATGGTTCAAGGCTGGTCCGGGGACATTGTAGATCTAACCTTGCTAttgttgtaggag GAACTGTTGGTGGAGCATTTTTGCTAGCTGGATTGGCTCTTTTGTGCGTTTGTAAGCGGAGACGGTCTGCTTCTTTGAGAAGCCATTTAAGCGCAAAGCGTCTTTTGACTGAAGCCACAGGGAACACAAGCGTCGCATTCTTCCCTTACAAGGACGTCGAGAAAGCAACGAATTGTTTCTCCGAAAAGCAGAGGCTAGGAACAGGCGCCTACGGTACAGTATATAAAGGAAAGCTCCAAAACGATGAATGGGTTGCTATCAAAAGACTCAAACACAGAGACTCGGAGAGTGTTGAGCAAGTCATGAATGAGATCAAGCTTCTTTCCTCTGTGAGTCACCCGAACCTTGTCCGTCTCTTGGGTTGCTGTATAGACCAAGGTGACCCGGTTCTTGTTTACGAGTTCATGCCACATGGTACTTTGTCAGAACATCTACAGAGAGAGATAGGGGACGGTCTTCCATGGACTGTGCGTCTCACTGTTGCAACTCAAACAGCTAAAGCTATCGCGTATCTCCACTCTGCAATGAACCCACCTATCTATCACCGTGACATCAAGTCCAGCAACATTCTTCTCGATTATGATTTCAACTCCAAAGTTGCGGACTTCGGTCTCTCTAGGCTCGGAATGACTGAAACCTCACACATTTCAACGGCTCCACAAGGCACCCCTGGCTATCTCGACCCGCAGTACCATCAATGCTTCCATCTTTCTGACAAGAGCGACGTCTACAGCTTCGGTGTCGTTCTTGCTGAGATTATTACAGGACTGAAAGTTGTCGATTTCACTCGACCGCATACTGAAATCAACTTGGCAGCTCTTGCTGTCGACAAAATCGGGTCAGGTTGTCTGGACGAGATTATAGACCCGGTTCTTGACCTGAATCTTGACGCATGGACTCTCTCGTCTATCCACAGGGTGGCTGAGCTCGCGTTCCGATGCTTAGCCTTTCACAGTGACATGAGACCTACGATGACTGAAGTAGCGGACGAGCTTGAACAGATACGGCTCAGCGGCTGGATCCCAAACATGAGCTTGGATTCACCAACCGGTTCTCTCAGGTCATCTGATCAGGGAAGCGAAAGATCGGCATCAGTTAAAAAAGCATTAGCAGGAAGCAGAAGACTTGTTGTCCCTCCCAAGCAACCTGATATCCTCGCTTCTGTCGAAGAGATGAATGATAACTCACCAGTCTCGGTTCAAGATCCTTGGTTAAGTGCACAGAGCTCACCGTCTGCAAATACATTACTCGGTAACATGCCCAGGTGA